The following proteins are encoded in a genomic region of Mycobacterium kiyosense:
- the argH gene encoding argininosuccinate lyase (frameshifted, deletion at around 3299192): MRAGRSRNDQVATLFRMWLRDAVRRVADGVFDLIGALADQAAAHPDAIMPGKTHLQSAQPILLAHHLLAHAQPLLRDVDRIVDFDKRAAISPYGSGALAGSSLGLDPDAIAANLGFSAAADNSVDATAARDFAAEAAFVFAMIAVDLSRLAEDIIIWSSTEFGYVTLHDSWSTGSSIMPQKKNPDIAELARGKSGRLIGNLAGLLATLKAQPLAYNRDLQEDKEPVFDSVAQLELVLPAMAGLVGSLTFHVERMAALAPAGYTLATDIAEWLVRQGVPFRSAHEAAGAAVRAAEQRGIGLQELTDDELAAISPQLTPDVRDVLTIEGSVLSRDARGGTAPSQVARQLATLRSAADRLRSQLRR; the protein is encoded by the coding sequence TTGCGGGCCGGACGCTCCCGCAACGACCAGGTCGCGACCCTGTTCCGGATGTGGCTGCGCGACGCGGTGCGCCGGGTCGCCGACGGCGTATTCGACCTGATCGGCGCGCTGGCCGACCAGGCTGCCGCCCACCCCGACGCGATCATGCCCGGTAAGACGCATCTGCAGTCCGCGCAGCCGATCCTGCTGGCACATCACCTGCTCGCCCATGCCCAGCCGTTGTTGCGGGACGTGGACCGGATCGTCGACTTCGATAAGCGTGCGGCGATCTCCCCGTACGGTTCGGGTGCCCTGGCGGGTTCGTCGTTGGGCCTGGACCCCGACGCGATAGCCGCGAACCTGGGCTTTTCGGCCGCGGCGGACAATTCGGTGGACGCGACCGCGGCCCGTGACTTCGCCGCCGAGGCGGCATTCGTGTTCGCGATGATCGCCGTCGACCTGTCCCGGCTGGCTGAGGACATCATCATCTGGAGTTCGACGGAGTTCGGCTACGTCACCTTGCACGACTCGTGGTCGACCGGCAGCTCGATCATGCCGCAGAAGAAGAACCCTGATATCGCCGAACTGGCCCGCGGCAAGTCCGGCCGCCTGATCGGAAACCTGGCCGGCCTGCTCGCCACGCTGAAGGCCCAGCCCCTGGCCTACAACCGTGACCTGCAGGAAGACAAGGAGCCGGTGTTCGACTCGGTGGCGCAGCTGGAGCTGGTGCTGCCGGCGATGGCGGGGCTGGTGGGCAGCCTGACCTTCCATGTGGAGCGGATGGCGGCGCTGGCGCCGGCCGGCTACACATTAGCCACCGATATCGCCGAATGGCTTGTGCGGCAAGGTGTTCCGTTTCGGTCCGCGCACGAGGCCGCCGGTGCCGCGGTGCGTGCCGCCGAACAGCGCGGCATCGGGCTGCAGGAGCTGACCGACGACGAGCTCGCCGCGATCAGCCCACAGCTCACCCCCGACGTCCGCGACGTGCTGACCATCGAGGGGTCGGTGTTGTCCCGCGATGCCCGGGGCGGAACGGCGCCGAGTCAGGTGGCCCGGCAGCTGGCCACGCTGAGGTCGGCAGCCGATCGATTACGCAGCCAACTGCGGCGCTGA
- a CDS encoding hypothetical protein (frameshifted, deletion at around 3299192) → MSTNEGSLWGGRFAGGPADALAALSKSTHFDWVLAPYDITASRAHTVVLYAAGLLTEEQRDGLLAGLDSLAEDVADGSFGPLVTDEDVHAALERGLIDRVGPELVAGCGPDAPATTRSRPCSGCGCATRCAGSPTAYST, encoded by the coding sequence ATGAGCACCAACGAAGGGTCGCTGTGGGGCGGCCGGTTCGCCGGCGGTCCCGCCGACGCGCTCGCCGCGCTGAGCAAGTCCACCCACTTCGACTGGGTGCTGGCGCCCTACGACATCACCGCGTCCCGCGCCCACACCGTGGTCCTGTATGCGGCCGGGCTGCTCACCGAGGAGCAGCGCGACGGGTTGCTGGCCGGGCTGGACAGCCTGGCCGAGGACGTCGCCGACGGCAGTTTCGGTCCGCTGGTCACCGACGAGGACGTGCATGCCGCGCTGGAACGCGGGCTGATCGACCGCGTCGGGCCGGAGCTGGTGGCCGGTTGCGGGCCGGACGCTCCCGCAACGACCAGGTCGCGACCCTGTTCCGGATGTGGCTGCGCGACGCGGTGCGCCGGGTCGCCGACGGCGTATTCGACCTGA
- the argG gene encoding argininosuccinate synthase, which produces MSERVILAYSGGLDTSVAISWIGKETGREVVAVAIDLGQGGEDMEVVRQRALDCGAVEAVVVDARDEFAEGYCLPTILNNALYMDRYPLVSAISRPLIVKHLVAAAREHGGSIVSHGCTGKGNDQVRFEVGFASLAPDLEVLAPVRDYAWTREKAIAFAEENGIPINVTKRSPFSIDQNVCGVARWRRVSSSTCGTPPPRTSTTTPRTRPSTGTPPDEVIVGFEKGVPVAIDGKRVSVLQAITELNRRAGAQGVGRLDVVEDRLVGIKSREIYEAPGAMVLITAHTELEHVTLERELGRFKRQTDQRWAELVYDGLWYSPLKVALESFVAKTQEHVTGEIRLVLHGGHIAVNGRRSPESLYDFNLATYDEGDTFDQSMSKGFVYVHGLSSKLSARRDLR; this is translated from the coding sequence ATGTCAGAACGCGTCATCCTGGCGTATTCCGGCGGTCTGGACACCTCGGTGGCCATCAGCTGGATCGGCAAGGAGACCGGCCGCGAGGTCGTCGCGGTGGCGATCGACCTCGGTCAGGGCGGCGAGGACATGGAGGTCGTCCGGCAACGGGCGTTGGACTGCGGCGCCGTGGAGGCTGTCGTCGTCGACGCCCGGGACGAGTTCGCCGAAGGCTACTGTCTGCCCACCATCCTCAACAACGCGTTGTACATGGACCGCTACCCGTTGGTGTCGGCGATCAGCCGGCCGCTGATCGTCAAGCATCTGGTGGCCGCCGCCCGCGAGCACGGTGGCAGCATCGTCTCGCACGGCTGCACCGGTAAGGGCAACGACCAGGTTCGCTTCGAGGTCGGATTCGCTTCGCTGGCACCGGATCTCGAGGTGCTGGCGCCGGTCCGCGACTACGCGTGGACGCGGGAGAAGGCCATCGCCTTCGCCGAGGAGAACGGCATCCCGATCAACGTCACCAAGCGTTCGCCGTTCTCCATCGACCAGAACGTGTGTGGGGTCGCGCGGTGGAGACGGGTTTCCTCGAGCACCTGTGGAACGCCCCCACCAAGGACGTCTACGACTACACCGAGGACCCGACCGTCAACTGGAACACCCCCCGACGAGGTGATCGTCGGCTTCGAGAAGGGCGTGCCGGTCGCCATCGACGGCAAGCGGGTGTCGGTGCTGCAGGCCATCACCGAGCTCAATCGCCGGGCCGGCGCGCAGGGCGTCGGGCGACTCGACGTCGTCGAGGACCGGCTGGTGGGTATCAAGAGCCGCGAGATCTACGAAGCGCCCGGCGCGATGGTGCTCATCACCGCGCACACCGAGCTCGAGCATGTCACCCTCGAGCGCGAGTTGGGCCGGTTCAAGCGCCAGACCGATCAGCGCTGGGCGGAGTTGGTGTACGACGGGCTCTGGTACTCGCCGCTGAAAGTCGCCCTGGAGAGCTTCGTCGCCAAGACGCAGGAGCATGTCACCGGCGAGATCCGGCTGGTCCTGCACGGCGGCCACATCGCGGTCAACGGCCGGCGCAGCCCCGAATCGCTGTACGACTTCAACCTGGCGACCTACGACGAGGGCGACACCTTCGACCAGTCGATGTCCAAGGGTTTCGTCTACGTGCACGGGTTGTCGTCGAAGTTGTCGGCCCGCCGGGACCTGCGGTGA
- the argR gene encoding arginine repressor: protein MTRADGGAKAAPEISGNRAGRQARIVTILSTAAVRSQSELAARLAADGIEVTQATLSRDLEELGAVKLRGADGGVGVYVVPEDGSPVRGVAGGTGRLSRLLGELLVSTDASANLAVLRTPPGGAHYLASAIDRAALPYVVGTIAGDDTVFVAAREPMTGAELATALEDLK from the coding sequence ATGACACGCGCCGACGGCGGGGCCAAAGCGGCACCTGAGATCAGCGGCAACCGTGCCGGCCGGCAGGCCCGCATCGTCACGATCCTGTCCACCGCAGCGGTGCGCAGCCAGAGCGAGTTGGCGGCCCGGCTGGCCGCCGACGGCATCGAGGTCACCCAAGCGACGCTGTCGCGTGATCTCGAGGAACTCGGCGCGGTCAAGTTGCGCGGGGCCGACGGCGGAGTCGGCGTCTACGTGGTGCCCGAGGACGGCAGCCCGGTGCGCGGCGTCGCCGGCGGCACCGGCCGGCTGTCCCGGCTGCTGGGCGAATTGCTGGTCTCCACCGACGCCAGCGCAAACCTCGCCGTGCTGCGCACCCCGCCCGGCGGGGCACACTATCTGGCCAGCGCAATCGACCGGGCCGCGTTACCGTACGTCGTCGGCACCATCGCCGGTGATGACACGGTGTTCGTGGCCGCTCGCGAGCCCATGACCGGCGCGGAGCTGGCCACAGCTTTAGAAGACCTGAAGTAG
- a CDS encoding hypothetical protein (frameshifted, insertion at around 3301717,3301686), protein MVAAAERRAQQTGASVALTTDPDASAAGADVLVTDTWTSMGQEGDGLDRVEPFRPFQVNQRLLRLADPEVIVLHCLPAHRGDEITDEVMDGPASAVWDEAENRLHAQKALLVWLLERSR, encoded by the coding sequence GTGGTGGCAGCGGCCGAGCGGCGTGCCCAGCAGACCGGCGCTTCGGTCGCCCTGACCACCGACCCCGACGCGTCCGCTGCCGGGGCCGACGTGTTGGTCACCGACACCTGGACGTCGATGGGACAGGAGGGCGACGGCCTGGATCGCGTCGAACCGTTCCGGCCGTTCCAGGTCAATCAGCGGCTGCTCAGGCTGGCCGATCCCGAAGTCATTGTGCTGCACTGCCTTCCGGCGCACCGCGGCGACGAAATCACCGACGAGGTGATGGACGGCCCGGCCAGTGCGGTGTGGGACGAGGCCGAGAACCGGCTGCACGCCCAGAAGGCGTTGTTGGTGTGGCTGCTGGAAAGGTCGCGATGA
- a CDS encoding hypothetical protein (frameshifted, insertion at around 3301689,3301717), with protein MIRHFLRDDDLTPAEQAEVLELAAALKKNPFSRRPLEGPRGVAVIFDKNSTRTRFSFEMGIAQLGGHAVVVDGRSTQLGRDETLEDTARVLSRFVDAIVWRTFGQDRLTAMASAGSVPVVNALSDEFHPCQVLADLQTIAERKGTLKGLKMTYLGDGANNMAHFPDAGWGDRGECTSLLLRQRALHRIRVWWQRPSGVPSRPALRSP; from the coding sequence ATGATCAGACACTTCCTGCGCGACGACGACCTCACCCCGGCCGAGCAAGCCGAGGTCCTCGAACTGGCTGCCGCACTCAAGAAGAATCCCTTCAGCCGTCGGCCGCTGGAGGGCCCGAGAGGGGTCGCGGTCATCTTCGACAAGAACTCCACCCGCACCCGGTTTTCCTTCGAGATGGGCATCGCCCAACTCGGCGGCCACGCGGTCGTCGTCGACGGGCGCAGCACCCAGCTCGGCCGTGACGAGACCCTGGAGGACACCGCCAGGGTGCTGTCCCGCTTCGTCGATGCCATCGTGTGGCGCACCTTCGGACAGGACCGTTTGACCGCGATGGCCTCGGCCGGTTCGGTGCCCGTGGTCAACGCCCTCTCCGATGAATTTCATCCCTGCCAGGTGCTGGCCGATCTGCAGACGATCGCTGAACGCAAAGGCACGCTCAAGGGCCTGAAGATGACCTATCTCGGCGACGGCGCCAACAACATGGCCCACTTCCCTGATGCTGGGTGGGGTGACCGCGGGGAATGCACGTCACTGTTGCTGCGCCAGAGGGCTTTACACCGGATCCGGGTGTGGTGGCAGCGGCCGAGCGGCGTGCCCAGCAGACCGGCGCTTCGGTCGCCCTGA
- a CDS encoding hypothetical protein (frameshifted, insertion at around 3302666,3302458): MRGRGLLQGIVLTAPRAKDAEVAARDAGYLVNAAAPNVIRLAPPLIVAESQLDGFVAALPGILDAAAAT, encoded by the coding sequence GTGCGGGGCAGGGGACTGCTGCAGGGCATCGTGCTGACCGCCCCGCGCGCTAAGGACGCCGAGGTGGCCGCCCGGGACGCCGGCTACCTGGTTAATGCGGCCGCGCCCAACGTCATTCGGCTGGCTCCACCGCTGATCGTCGCCGAGTCGCAACTCGACGGCTTCGTCGCGGCGCTACCGGGAATCCTCGATGCGGCGGCGGCCACATGA
- a CDS encoding hypothetical protein (frameshifted, insertion at around 3302458,3302669), whose product MTHPTKTQELQQRWQSVMMNNYGTPPLALVSGVGAVVTDADGNTYVDLLGGIAVNVLGHRHPAVIEAVTQQMSTLGHTSNLYATEPGIALAEQLVALLGVDTQARVFFCNSGTEANEVAFKLTRLTGRTKIVAAQEAFHGRTMGSLALTGQPSKQAPFEPLPGYVTHVRYGDAYALDKAVDDETAAVFLEPIMGESGVVVPPEGYLAAAREITSRHGALLVLDEVQTGMGRTGTFYAHQHDGITPRRGDAGQGSRWRVADRGGHRDRPGRGPVHPRPARQYLRRQPGVHGGGVGGTEGVV is encoded by the coding sequence ATGACTCACCCCACCAAAACTCAAGAACTGCAGCAGCGTTGGCAGTCGGTGATGATGAACAACTACGGCACGCCGCCGCTGGCCTTGGTCAGCGGCGTCGGAGCCGTCGTGACCGACGCAGACGGCAACACCTACGTCGACCTGCTCGGTGGCATCGCGGTCAATGTGCTCGGTCACCGGCACCCGGCGGTGATCGAGGCCGTCACCCAGCAGATGTCGACGCTGGGCCACACTTCCAACCTGTACGCCACTGAGCCCGGCATCGCCTTGGCCGAGCAACTCGTGGCGCTGCTCGGTGTCGATACTCAAGCGCGCGTCTTTTTCTGCAACTCCGGAACCGAAGCGAACGAGGTGGCTTTCAAGCTGACCCGGCTCACCGGCCGGACAAAAATCGTTGCAGCACAAGAAGCATTCCACGGCCGCACGATGGGTTCACTGGCGCTGACCGGACAGCCGTCCAAACAGGCGCCGTTCGAACCGCTGCCCGGCTACGTAACCCACGTTCGGTACGGCGACGCCTACGCGCTCGACAAGGCAGTCGACGACGAAACAGCCGCGGTGTTTCTGGAGCCGATCATGGGCGAGAGCGGGGTCGTCGTTCCGCCCGAGGGCTACCTCGCCGCGGCCCGCGAAATCACCTCCCGGCACGGTGCTTTGCTGGTTCTGGACGAGGTGCAGACCGGGATGGGGCGCACCGGGACGTTTTACGCGCACCAGCACGACGGAATCACCCCCCGACGTGGTGACGCTGGCCAAGGGTCTCGGTGGCGGGTTGCCGATCGGGGCGGCCATCGCGATCGGCCCGGCCGCGGACCTGTTCACCCCCGGCCTGCACGGCAGTACCTTCGGCGGCAACCCGGTGTGCACGGCGGCGGCGTTGGCGGTACTGAAGGTGTTGTCTGA
- the argB gene encoding acetylglutamate kinase produces MTANTDALSTQVKAQVLAEALPWLKQLHGKIVVVKYGGHAMTDESLRRAFAADMAFLRNCGIHPVVVHGGGPQITAMLRRLGIEGDFKGGFRVTTPEVLDVARMVLFGQVGRELVNLINAHGPYAVGITGEDAQLFTAVRRSVTVDGVDTDIGLVGDVELVNTAAVLDLIAARRIPVVSTLAPDVDGVVHNINADTAAAALAEALGAEKLLMLTDVEGLYTSWPDRTSLVSEIDTATLAQLLPRLETGMIPKVEACLRAVTAGVPSAHVIDGRVEHCVLVELFTNAGTGTKVVPV; encoded by the coding sequence ATGACCGCGAATACGGATGCGTTGTCCACCCAGGTCAAGGCGCAAGTGCTCGCCGAGGCGCTGCCATGGCTCAAGCAGTTGCACGGCAAGATCGTCGTCGTCAAATATGGTGGCCACGCGATGACCGACGAGTCGCTGCGCCGGGCGTTCGCCGCGGACATGGCGTTTCTGCGCAACTGCGGCATCCATCCGGTTGTCGTGCACGGGGGTGGCCCGCAGATCACCGCCATGTTGCGCCGGCTGGGTATCGAGGGCGACTTCAAGGGCGGATTCCGGGTGACCACGCCCGAAGTGCTCGACGTCGCGCGAATGGTGCTGTTCGGTCAGGTGGGTCGCGAGCTGGTCAACCTCATCAACGCGCACGGACCGTACGCCGTCGGCATCACCGGCGAAGATGCGCAACTTTTCACCGCCGTACGGCGCAGCGTCACCGTCGACGGCGTCGACACCGACATCGGTCTGGTCGGCGATGTCGAGTTGGTGAACACCGCTGCGGTCTTGGATCTCATTGCAGCGCGCCGTATTCCGGTGGTATCGACGCTGGCGCCCGACGTCGACGGCGTAGTGCACAACATCAACGCCGATACCGCAGCAGCGGCGCTGGCGGAAGCCTTGGGCGCCGAGAAGCTGTTGATGCTCACCGATGTCGAAGGCCTCTACACCAGTTGGCCCGACCGCACCTCGCTGGTCAGCGAAATCGATACGGCCACTTTGGCGCAACTGCTGCCCAGACTGGAGACGGGAATGATTCCCAAAGTCGAGGCGTGCCTGCGGGCCGTCACCGCCGGCGTGCCCAGCGCGCACGTCATCGACGGGCGGGTCGAACATTGCGTGCTGGTGGAGCTGTTCACCAATGCCGGGACCGGAACCAAAGTGGTGCCGGTATGA
- the argJ gene encoding arginine biosynthesis bifunctional protein ArgJ, translating into MTEIVDTTRLVRAQGVTAPAGFRAAGIAAGIKASGAPDLAMVFNEGPDYAAAGVFTRNKVKAAPVLWTQQVLSTGRLRAVILNSGGANACTGPGGFQDTHATAEAVAAALSDWGTETGAIEVAVCSTGLIGDRLPMDKVLAGVSDLVHEMHGGLSGGDEAAHAIMTTDTVPKQVALHHKDNWTVGGMAKGAGMLAPSLATMLCVITTDAVAEPSALDQALRRAAARTFDRLDVDGSCSTNDTVLLLASGASEIAPSQTDLDDAVLRVCDDLCAQLQADAEGVTKRVTITVKGAVTEDDALIAARVIARDSLVKTALFGSDPNWGRVLAAVGMAPVAMEVDRITVSFNDFVVYSDGAGAPGAREVDLSGTDIHIVVDLAVGQGAASVRTTDLSHGYVEENSAYSS; encoded by the coding sequence ATGACCGAAATCGTCGACACGACAAGGTTGGTGCGTGCTCAGGGGGTCACTGCGCCGGCGGGGTTTCGCGCCGCAGGTATTGCTGCTGGTATCAAGGCGTCCGGAGCGCCTGATCTGGCTATGGTCTTCAACGAGGGCCCTGATTACGCCGCGGCTGGCGTCTTCACCCGTAATAAAGTCAAGGCCGCGCCGGTGCTGTGGACCCAGCAGGTGCTGAGTACCGGGCGGTTGCGTGCGGTGATCCTCAATTCTGGCGGCGCAAACGCCTGTACTGGACCGGGTGGCTTTCAGGACACCCATGCCACCGCGGAGGCGGTTGCTGCGGCGTTGTCGGACTGGGGAACCGAGACTGGGGCAATCGAAGTTGCCGTTTGCTCCACCGGCTTGATCGGCGACCGGCTGCCAATGGACAAGGTGCTGGCCGGGGTCAGCGATCTCGTGCATGAGATGCACGGGGGTCTCAGCGGCGGCGACGAGGCCGCGCACGCCATCATGACCACCGATACGGTCCCCAAACAGGTTGCGCTGCACCATAAAGACAATTGGACGGTTGGCGGTATGGCCAAAGGTGCCGGGATGCTGGCGCCATCATTGGCCACCATGTTGTGCGTGATCACCACCGATGCCGTCGCTGAACCGTCGGCGCTCGACCAGGCGCTGCGGCGCGCGGCCGCACGCACCTTCGACCGCCTCGACGTCGACGGGAGTTGCTCCACCAACGACACCGTTTTGTTGCTGGCATCGGGGGCCAGTGAAATCGCGCCGAGCCAAACGGATCTCGACGACGCCGTGCTGCGGGTCTGTGACGATCTATGCGCCCAGTTGCAGGCGGACGCCGAAGGTGTCACCAAGCGTGTCACGATAACGGTGAAAGGCGCTGTCACAGAAGATGATGCGCTGATCGCTGCACGCGTCATCGCTCGCGACAGCCTGGTGAAGACCGCACTTTTCGGGTCCGACCCGAACTGGGGCCGGGTGCTCGCGGCTGTCGGAATGGCGCCCGTCGCGATGGAGGTCGACCGAATCACCGTCTCGTTCAACGATTTCGTCGTGTACTCCGACGGAGCCGGGGCCCCTGGTGCACGCGAAGTGGATCTGTCAGGCACTGACATCCACATCGTCGTGGATCTGGCCGTCGGGCAAGGTGCGGCGTCCGTCCGGACCACCGACCTGTCGCACGGTTACGTCGAAGAGAATTCCGCGTACAGCTCATGA
- the argC gene encoding N-acetyl-gamma-glutamyl-phosphate reductase, translated as MVDGISVAVAGASGYAGGEILRLLLGHPAYAEGRLTIGAVTAAASAGTILGEHHPHLVPLAHRVVEPTDLAVLTGHDVVFLALPHGNSAALAAQLGPETLVIDCGADFRLTDAAAWERFYGMPHAGSWPYGLPELPGGRDKLRTARRIAVPGCYPTAALLALLPAVAEDLIEPAVNVVAVSGTSGAGRAAKTDLLGSEIIGSARAYNIGGVHRHTPEIAQGLRAVTDRDVTVSFTPVLIPASRGILATCTARTRASISQLRAAYEKAYDAEPFIYLMPDGQLPRTGSVIGSNVAHIAVAVDEDAATFVAIAAIDNLVKGTAGAAVQSMNLALDWSETAGLSVVGVAP; from the coding sequence ATGGTCGACGGAATCAGTGTGGCGGTCGCCGGCGCCAGCGGCTACGCGGGCGGCGAGATCCTCCGCCTGTTGCTCGGTCATCCGGCTTACGCGGAGGGTCGGCTGACCATAGGTGCGGTGACGGCCGCTGCGAGTGCGGGAACCATACTGGGCGAGCACCACCCGCACTTGGTGCCCCTGGCGCACCGCGTCGTCGAACCCACCGATCTAGCCGTGCTCACCGGCCACGACGTGGTTTTCCTGGCCTTGCCTCATGGGAATTCCGCGGCACTTGCCGCACAGCTCGGGCCGGAAACGCTCGTTATCGACTGCGGCGCAGACTTCCGCCTCACCGACGCTGCGGCCTGGGAGCGCTTCTACGGCATGCCCCACGCCGGAAGCTGGCCCTACGGCCTGCCGGAGTTGCCGGGCGGACGGGACAAGCTGCGCACCGCGCGCCGCATAGCGGTTCCTGGCTGCTATCCGACCGCGGCGCTGCTGGCCCTGCTGCCCGCTGTGGCCGAGGACCTGATCGAGCCCGCGGTCAACGTCGTCGCGGTCAGCGGTACGTCCGGCGCCGGACGTGCGGCCAAAACCGACTTGCTCGGCTCCGAGATCATCGGCTCGGCCCGCGCCTACAACATAGGTGGGGTGCATCGGCACACCCCCGAGATCGCCCAAGGTCTGCGGGCCGTCACCGACCGCGACGTCACGGTGTCCTTCACGCCGGTTCTGATCCCGGCATCGCGCGGCATCCTGGCCACCTGCACCGCGCGCACTCGCGCGTCGATCTCGCAGCTGCGAGCAGCCTACGAAAAAGCGTATGACGCGGAGCCCTTCATCTATTTGATGCCGGACGGGCAGTTGCCGCGCACCGGGTCCGTCATCGGCAGCAACGTGGCGCATATTGCGGTCGCGGTGGACGAGGACGCCGCAACGTTCGTCGCGATCGCCGCGATCGACAACCTGGTCAAGGGCACGGCTGGTGCAGCGGTGCAGTCGATGAACCTCGCACTCGACTGGTCCGAGACGGCAGGGCTATCGGTGGTGGGAGTCGCGCCATGA